In Zingiber officinale cultivar Zhangliang chromosome 6A, Zo_v1.1, whole genome shotgun sequence, a single genomic region encodes these proteins:
- the LOC121995694 gene encoding protein FAF-like, chloroplastic: MAMAVLRVPVRLEEFGLSRRQPKQQQQVDELEYDGVAVVMEKEDHEEEAAAAEEEDGPLQADVWKAIQAKKTAAEPLLPPYVHPLVRRSSSSMSQRSLNTCTERLGSETGSDDFSDFLESLDLDLSSEAEKQLGEKEEEEVESDADGYTDQETEAPPPPALREVNYHRSNGKRLRERCFPPPLPSISSRHTPCLHVRPRRCDGRLVLNAVHAPCLNYLQAQREDGRLLLSFIGAASDAAKTNTEQTQLEESEAVDEPEEEEEEEDEEEVEVFDRGTVVEFKVSQQQSGSGKVLRSSIVINKFVGGGKCEAEKDTGQMQSNVAESPHTSTPRRAPAPTSATAAAAVVVTSTLSSTGDGRDQMPEDNKLLFTSKKRDREEMLRSMRRCSSELRMPLFIWDPCCIATS; encoded by the coding sequence ATGGCTATGGCTGTGCTCCGAGTTCCCGTGCGACTGGAGGAGTTCGGTTTGAGTAGGCGGCAGCCAAAGCAACAGCAGCAAGTTGATGAGTTGGAGTACGATGGAGTGGCGGTGGTGATGGAGAAGGAAGATCACGAAGAGgaagcggcggcggcggaggaggaggatgGGCCGTTGCAAGCAGACGTTTGGAAGGCAATCCAGGCGAAGAAGACAGCCGCCGAGCCGCTGCTTCCTCCCTACGTTCACCCTCTCGTGAGGCGTTCCTCCAGCTCCATGAGCCAGAGGAGCCTTAATACGTGCACCGAGAGACTCGGCTCCGAAACTGGCTCCGACGACTTCTCCGACTTCCTCGAATCCCTCGATCTCGACCTCAGTTCTGAGGCTGAGAAACAACTCGgagaaaaagaggaagaggaggtggagTCGGACGCCGATGGTTACACGGACCAGGAAACAGaggcgccgccgccgccggcgcTACGCGAGGTGAACTACCATCGCTCCAACGGGAAACGATTGCGGGAGAGGTGCTTCCCTCCCCCTCTTCCGTCCATCTCCAGCCGCCACACGCCCTGCCTGCACGTGAGGCCCCGCCGCTGCGACGGCCGCCTCGTCCTCAACGCTGTCCACGCGCCTTGCCTGAACTACCTCCAAGCCCAACGCGAGGACGGCCGCCTCCTCCTTTCCTTCATCGGCGCCGCCTCCGACGCCGCCAAAACTAACACGGAACAGACCCAACTCGAAGAATCCGAAGCCGTAGACGAgcccgaggaagaggaagaagaggaggacgAAGAGGAAGTGGAAGTCTTCGACAGGGGAACCGTCGTCGAGTTCAAAGTGAGCCAACAACAGAGCGGCTCCGGCAAGGTCCTCCGTTCTTCGATCGTCATCAACAAGTTCGTCGGCGGCGGCAAGTGCGAGGCCGAGAAAGACACCGGCCAAATGCAGAGCAACGTTGCAGAATCGCCTCACACGTCGACGCCGCGTCGCGCGCCGGCGCCAACCAGCGCCACCGCGGCAGCTGCCGTGGTCGTGACCTCCACCCTCAGCTCCACCGGTGACGGGCGCGACCAGATGCCGGAGGACAACAAGTTGCTATTCACGTCGAAGAAACGCGACCGGGAGGAGATGCTGCGGAGCATGAGGAGGTGCAGCAGCGAGCTGCGCATGCCATTGTTCATCTGGGACCCATGTTGCATCGCCACTTCCTAA